From the Cohaesibacter sp. ES.047 genome, one window contains:
- a CDS encoding enolase C-terminal domain-like protein — protein MSWDVVVLRLSTDAGIDGYASALATRSGVITETYLHDVIAPVVLGRNVHDREQIWHELWTLDRHLTFFPVYLPGPIDVALWDIAAKAANLPLYQYIGAVRDGLPAYASGLFHEDDEDCIKEALFYKDLGVPGYKVHSPSPWRRDIELHKNLREAVGEDFLLFCDPVGDYTLDQAIRVGRGLEEHGYEWFEEPFRDFELAKYTELCSALDIAVAATETTRGCHWGVAQSIAQRAADIVRADVSWKAGVTGTLKICNLAESFGMNCEIHTTTMAFMDIANLHVSCSVKNCDYFELFVPQEPFQFPLKGKLPIDARGWAMVPKAPGLGVDLDWDAIDQLCVSHRTSSKG, from the coding sequence ATGTCTTGGGACGTTGTCGTCCTGCGTTTGTCAACAGACGCAGGCATAGACGGATATGCCTCTGCACTCGCCACCAGATCGGGTGTGATCACAGAGACTTATTTACATGATGTGATTGCGCCGGTCGTACTGGGACGCAATGTGCATGATCGAGAACAGATCTGGCACGAATTATGGACGCTGGACCGGCATCTGACCTTCTTCCCCGTCTATCTACCCGGTCCCATTGATGTCGCCTTGTGGGACATCGCGGCCAAAGCTGCCAACTTGCCGCTTTACCAATATATTGGTGCCGTGCGTGATGGTCTGCCAGCTTATGCCAGCGGCCTGTTCCATGAAGACGATGAAGATTGCATCAAAGAGGCACTTTTCTACAAGGATCTCGGCGTCCCCGGCTACAAGGTGCACTCCCCCTCACCATGGCGCCGGGATATCGAACTACACAAAAATTTGCGAGAAGCTGTCGGCGAGGATTTTCTGCTCTTTTGCGATCCTGTCGGCGATTACACGCTTGATCAGGCCATCCGTGTGGGGCGCGGTCTGGAAGAGCATGGTTATGAATGGTTCGAGGAGCCATTCAGGGATTTTGAACTTGCAAAATATACCGAGCTTTGCAGCGCTCTGGATATTGCTGTCGCTGCCACGGAGACGACACGCGGCTGCCATTGGGGGGTTGCTCAATCCATTGCCCAGCGGGCTGCAGACATCGTAAGAGCCGACGTTTCATGGAAAGCCGGTGTGACCGGAACATTGAAAATCTGCAATCTGGCAGAGAGTTTCGGCATGAATTGCGAAATACACACCACCACCATGGCCTTCATGGATATCGCCAATCTTCATGTCTCTTGCTCGGTCAAGAATTGTGACTATTTCGAGCTTTTTGTGCCGCAGGAACCGTTCCAGTTCCCGTTGAAAGGCAAACTCCCCATTGATGCACGCGGCTGGGCGATGGTGCCCAAAGCTCCTGGCTTGGGCGTAGATCTTGATTGGGATGCCATCGATCAATTGTGCGTGTCTCATCGCACCAGTTCAAAAGGATGA
- a CDS encoding mandelate racemase/muconate lactonizing enzyme family protein encodes MRIEEVSVSAHRIAPVSPWEDATNKVQALEFVFVVLKTDTGLEGTGFSYSVDVGITSISALIEDYLAPLIVGMDPLDREQIWTKLQRQSRRLGTGVNMLAIAAIDVAVWDLIGKALGQPLWRLFGGARPEIPAYISEIKLTHDDTLADFSLRLDDYKAQGYRAVKFKIGRTEIEEDIARIRLAREKIGPDGKIFVDLNQKWTSSEARQKAAQLASFQLGWIEEPLLFHDVAAHATLRKSTTTPIALGESLFSRAQFLEYLQQDAVDIIQADVAFVGGPSEWLKIAHLADIFGRPVAPHYMMELSLHLLCGVPNGFMLENVIGGSFTELGLLEDPIVVKDAIGRPPSDAGHGLKFDRAALDACAIRPDGSPIAFAGGSK; translated from the coding sequence ATGCGAATTGAGGAAGTTTCAGTTTCAGCACACAGGATTGCCCCTGTCTCGCCATGGGAGGATGCAACAAACAAAGTGCAAGCTCTGGAGTTTGTATTTGTTGTTCTCAAAACAGATACCGGTCTGGAAGGGACGGGCTTTAGCTATTCGGTCGATGTCGGCATCACTTCCATCTCAGCCCTGATTGAAGATTATCTGGCGCCACTGATCGTCGGCATGGATCCGCTGGATCGCGAGCAGATATGGACCAAGTTGCAAAGACAGTCCCGCCGACTGGGGACTGGTGTGAATATGCTGGCTATTGCGGCAATCGATGTTGCAGTGTGGGATCTGATCGGCAAAGCGCTGGGTCAGCCCCTTTGGCGGCTATTCGGAGGCGCTCGTCCTGAAATTCCGGCCTATATTTCGGAAATCAAACTGACCCATGACGATACGTTGGCCGACTTCTCACTGCGACTGGATGACTATAAGGCGCAAGGCTATCGGGCTGTGAAATTTAAAATCGGACGTACAGAGATCGAAGAAGATATCGCCCGCATTAGACTTGCACGTGAAAAAATTGGTCCCGACGGTAAAATCTTTGTCGATTTGAATCAGAAATGGACCTCATCGGAAGCAAGACAGAAGGCCGCGCAACTCGCATCCTTCCAGTTGGGTTGGATAGAAGAGCCTCTGCTCTTTCATGACGTTGCGGCCCATGCAACGCTAAGAAAATCCACCACGACCCCGATAGCGCTTGGCGAGAGCTTGTTCTCACGCGCCCAATTCCTTGAATATTTACAACAAGATGCCGTCGACATCATTCAAGCGGACGTGGCTTTTGTAGGCGGTCCTTCGGAATGGCTGAAAATCGCGCATCTTGCAGATATATTCGGACGTCCAGTGGCCCCTCACTATATGATGGAGCTGTCATTACACCTGCTGTGCGGCGTTCCCAACGGCTTTATGCTTGAGAATGTGATTGGTGGCAGTTTCACTGAGCTGGGACTTCTTGAAGACCCCATTGTCGTGAAAGATGCAATCGGTCGTCCGCCAAGCGATGCAGGCCATGGACTGAAATTTGATCGAGCGGCACTTGATGCATGTGCAATCCGGCCAGACGGATCACCCATCGCCTTTGCCGGCGGCAGCAAGTGA
- a CDS encoding TRAP transporter substrate-binding protein — MHKLLGSTAALLLGGLLSAGAVNVASAQSVVLKYGELNPDSHPMTVVARAFAKLVKEKSNGDIVVDVYPSSQLGDERTELQGLQMGAIDMFRANAVSLGDFGSKKSNLFSLPYLFRDRNHLWNVLHGEIGQDILSDVQASGSMMVGVAFMEEGQRNFFFRDAPVSDMEGIKGKKIRVPQTQILIDTVKAFGAAPTPISYSELYSALQTGVVDGAENPPTGYLANNFYEVAPYYMVDGHTYSPSIMVMSEISWNKLSADQQAIIAAAARETEDFNKSLAEEADAKAYEELKAKGAQIITVTDLPEWPKAVGSVYEKYGSDFTDIIQAILAVK; from the coding sequence ATGCATAAACTACTAGGGTCTACTGCCGCACTGCTGCTGGGCGGCTTGCTATCCGCTGGTGCTGTCAATGTGGCCTCTGCGCAATCGGTTGTGTTGAAATATGGTGAGTTGAACCCGGACTCTCATCCAATGACAGTTGTGGCACGCGCATTTGCCAAATTGGTCAAGGAAAAGAGCAACGGGGATATCGTTGTTGATGTCTATCCCTCCAGTCAGCTGGGTGACGAACGCACCGAGCTTCAGGGCTTGCAAATGGGTGCGATCGATATGTTCCGCGCCAACGCAGTGAGCCTGGGTGACTTCGGCTCGAAGAAATCCAACCTGTTCTCCCTGCCCTATCTGTTCCGTGATCGCAATCATCTTTGGAATGTGCTTCATGGTGAAATCGGGCAGGATATTCTGTCTGATGTACAGGCTTCAGGTTCGATGATGGTTGGTGTGGCCTTCATGGAAGAAGGGCAGCGCAACTTCTTCTTCCGCGATGCTCCCGTTTCCGACATGGAAGGCATCAAGGGCAAAAAGATCCGCGTCCCTCAGACGCAGATCCTGATCGATACGGTCAAAGCTTTTGGCGCAGCACCAACCCCAATTTCCTACTCGGAACTTTATTCAGCCCTGCAAACCGGCGTGGTTGACGGTGCGGAGAATCCTCCGACCGGTTATCTGGCGAACAATTTCTATGAAGTCGCGCCTTACTATATGGTCGATGGTCACACCTACAGCCCATCCATCATGGTGATGTCCGAGATTTCATGGAACAAATTGTCCGCTGATCAGCAGGCCATCATCGCGGCGGCTGCACGTGAGACCGAAGATTTCAACAAATCGCTGGCTGAAGAAGCCGATGCCAAAGCTTATGAAGAACTCAAAGCCAAAGGCGCGCAGATTATTACTGTAACAGATCTGCCGGAATGGCCCAAAGCTGTTGGCAGTGTCTATGAAAAATATGGCTCTGACTTTACCGATATAATTCAGGCAATTCTTGCTGTGAAGTAA
- a CDS encoding TRAP transporter small permease, giving the protein MTLEPISRPIYLVVRHACNVMLILQVVLICYAVFARFVLNNAPAWVEEFSLLFMVWFCLLSPAEAIKEKRHLAISILQSFLPSRAIRIVDLFNHTLILLFAVFMATEGMKLAELTLRNIMPGMGVSATWLYTAVPVSGVIIALASIERILAILSVPGENYVELECNS; this is encoded by the coding sequence ATGACTCTTGAGCCGATCTCCCGCCCCATATATCTCGTTGTCAGGCATGCCTGCAACGTGATGCTCATCCTTCAAGTTGTCCTGATCTGTTATGCAGTATTCGCCCGTTTTGTGCTGAATAATGCCCCGGCATGGGTCGAGGAATTTTCATTGCTGTTTATGGTCTGGTTCTGTTTGCTCAGCCCAGCCGAAGCGATCAAGGAAAAACGGCATCTTGCGATCTCGATTTTGCAGTCTTTCCTGCCAAGTCGGGCAATTCGTATCGTCGATCTTTTCAATCATACCCTGATTTTGCTGTTCGCGGTTTTTATGGCGACCGAAGGCATGAAGCTCGCAGAGCTCACCTTGCGCAACATCATGCCCGGCATGGGGGTCTCAGCCACCTGGCTTTATACCGCGGTGCCTGTTTCCGGTGTGATCATTGCATTGGCATCCATCGAACGTATCCTCGCAATTCTGTCCGTTCCGGGCGAAAATTATGTTGAGCTGGAGTGCAATAGTTAG
- a CDS encoding SDR family NAD(P)-dependent oxidoreductase, giving the protein MEFSEAFSLTGHRALITGGASGLGLAAAECFLKAGAEVVLVGREEEKLHKATTDLGAKASGFKFDVTDFDGAADLAEKVEQQKGPISILVNNAGNTVKKPIEEMSVEEFKQVFDIHVTGAFALTRAFLPQLKKTGKGSALFTASMSSFLGIPNVSGYAASKAAYVGLIRSFATELAPSGVRVNGVAPGWIDTPLFRFATLNDPKRLEKIMGRIPMNCTGQPEDIGWAMVYLASNAARYVTGHITVVDGGALHSF; this is encoded by the coding sequence ATGGAATTTTCAGAAGCATTTTCGCTGACCGGTCATCGTGCCTTGATTACCGGAGGAGCAAGTGGACTGGGGCTGGCCGCTGCAGAATGCTTCCTCAAAGCCGGCGCTGAAGTTGTTTTGGTGGGACGTGAGGAAGAAAAGCTTCACAAGGCAACCACTGATCTGGGCGCCAAAGCTTCTGGTTTCAAATTTGACGTTACAGACTTTGACGGAGCCGCCGATCTAGCGGAAAAGGTGGAGCAGCAAAAAGGCCCCATCTCAATTTTGGTGAATAATGCAGGCAACACGGTCAAGAAACCGATTGAGGAAATGTCGGTCGAAGAATTCAAGCAGGTTTTCGACATTCATGTAACGGGAGCCTTTGCCCTAACGCGGGCCTTCCTGCCCCAATTGAAGAAAACCGGCAAAGGCTCAGCCCTTTTCACAGCTTCAATGAGTTCTTTCTTGGGCATTCCCAATGTGTCCGGTTATGCCGCATCAAAAGCGGCCTATGTGGGGCTCATTCGCTCATTCGCAACAGAGCTGGCTCCGAGCGGTGTTCGGGTCAATGGTGTGGCACCGGGGTGGATCGACACGCCTCTCTTCCGCTTCGCAACCTTAAACGATCCGAAGCGCCTTGAGAAAATCATGGGACGCATTCCCATGAATTGCACCGGTCAGCCGGAAGATATCGGTTGGGCCATGGTCTATCTCGCCTCCAATGCAGCACGCTATGTCACCGGCCACATCACCGTTGTAGATGGCGGTGCACTTCACAGCTTCTGA
- a CDS encoding GntR family transcriptional regulator, whose amino-acid sequence MHVQSGQTDHPSPLPAAASEHARANGSLRRRLIKKKAESILRDRPTLESVIYDELYERIVTLKYVPGHMIYENEIAAQFDVSRTPVRQVFQRLVLADLLEVLPQRGARVSFLSKRKIRESQEVREILETVAVAKAAQKWRAEDEESQAFSLAIKASILRQIEVVADKNYHAFSGLDEDFHRAIMRFADNMTIYDVVGEIRAHLNRMRVIELQHAHLDAEAIEFHKRIIAEIEAGDAEGAREQMLGHLKVLEQFREEIFANRNDIFV is encoded by the coding sequence ATGCATGTGCAATCCGGCCAGACGGATCACCCATCGCCTTTGCCGGCGGCAGCAAGTGAGCATGCTCGAGCAAACGGATCTTTAAGGAGAAGACTCATTAAGAAAAAAGCGGAATCAATTCTTCGGGATCGCCCGACGCTGGAAAGCGTCATCTATGACGAACTCTATGAGCGCATCGTCACCCTGAAATATGTGCCCGGACACATGATCTATGAGAACGAGATTGCAGCGCAATTTGACGTGAGCAGAACACCGGTCCGTCAGGTTTTCCAGCGCCTCGTTCTTGCGGATCTTCTCGAAGTGCTGCCCCAACGCGGAGCGCGCGTCTCCTTCTTGTCAAAACGAAAAATCCGTGAGTCGCAGGAAGTGAGGGAGATTCTGGAAACTGTCGCGGTCGCCAAGGCAGCCCAGAAATGGCGCGCCGAAGATGAGGAAAGTCAGGCTTTCAGTCTGGCAATAAAAGCCAGCATTCTGCGACAAATCGAGGTGGTTGCAGACAAGAATTATCATGCCTTCTCGGGGCTGGATGAGGATTTTCACCGCGCCATCATGCGATTTGCAGACAATATGACGATCTATGATGTTGTCGGCGAAATCCGTGCGCATCTCAACCGCATGCGCGTGATTGAGCTCCAACACGCCCATCTTGATGCGGAGGCAATCGAATTTCACAAACGCATCATTGCCGAGATCGAGGCAGGGGATGCAGAAGGTGCCAGAGAACAGATGCTCGGACATCTGAAAGTTCTGGAACAATTCCGTGAAGAGATATTTGCAAACCGTAACGACATCTTTGTTTAG
- a CDS encoding TRAP transporter large permease, which produces MEILTDIPATVLLIGSFLTMIILRLPIVFAIGISSVVTTLYLGLPLMMVAQNMVKGLNVFVLLAVPFFILAGDIMSAGGIADKLVAFATALVGWMRGGLAMVNILASMFFGGISGSSAADTTAIGKMLIPMMKKKGYDESFSTAVTITSSVQGVLVPPSHNMVIYALAAGGVSIGGLFLAGMVPGVLLGIALMVYAYIASRVKNYPTGNKFEMRELCRSFWDALLGLGTVLIVVIGVISGIFTATESAAVATAYAFFITFFVYRKIPLSEIWPILTRSIKTLGIVMILIGTSTAFGWLLAFLKVPALIAQGIFTISENPIIVLLIINLFLLFMGMLMDMSSLILICTPILLPIAKQIGIDPIHFGVIMVLNLGIGLLTPPVGSTLFLGSAISGVSIEKITKATLPFYIVMLVMLMAVTFIPALSMTMVGLFLS; this is translated from the coding sequence ATGGAAATACTGACCGACATTCCGGCAACTGTGTTGTTGATTGGATCATTCCTAACAATGATCATTTTGCGCCTGCCGATCGTTTTTGCAATCGGCATTTCAAGCGTTGTTACGACCCTTTATCTGGGATTGCCGTTGATGATGGTGGCCCAGAATATGGTCAAGGGGCTCAATGTTTTCGTGTTGCTTGCGGTGCCCTTTTTCATTTTGGCTGGCGACATCATGTCTGCAGGGGGGATCGCCGACAAGCTGGTAGCCTTTGCGACTGCGCTGGTGGGATGGATGCGCGGAGGGTTGGCCATGGTCAACATTCTGGCATCCATGTTCTTTGGCGGCATTTCTGGCTCCTCGGCCGCGGACACCACGGCCATCGGCAAGATGCTGATCCCGATGATGAAGAAAAAGGGGTATGATGAGTCCTTCTCCACTGCGGTGACGATCACCAGTTCGGTGCAAGGGGTCTTGGTGCCACCCAGCCACAATATGGTGATTTATGCCCTCGCTGCTGGCGGTGTCTCGATTGGTGGGTTGTTTCTGGCAGGGATGGTGCCCGGCGTGCTGCTGGGCATCGCCTTGATGGTCTATGCCTATATCGCGTCGCGAGTGAAGAACTACCCTACGGGCAACAAATTCGAAATGCGCGAATTGTGCCGCTCTTTCTGGGACGCATTGCTTGGTCTGGGCACTGTGCTGATCGTTGTGATCGGGGTGATTTCCGGCATCTTTACAGCCACGGAATCGGCTGCGGTGGCGACAGCTTATGCCTTCTTTATCACTTTCTTTGTCTATCGAAAGATCCCGCTATCGGAAATCTGGCCTATTCTGACCCGTTCGATTAAAACCTTGGGGATCGTCATGATCCTGATCGGAACATCGACGGCCTTTGGCTGGCTGTTGGCTTTCCTAAAAGTGCCAGCATTGATCGCGCAAGGCATTTTCACCATCTCGGAAAATCCGATCATCGTGCTACTGATCATCAACCTATTTTTGCTCTTCATGGGTATGTTGATGGATATGTCGTCTCTGATCTTGATCTGTACTCCCATTTTGCTTCCCATCGCCAAGCAGATCGGTATTGATCCTATCCATTTTGGTGTGATCATGGTGCTTAATTTGGGAATCGGACTGCTCACACCACCGGTCGGGAGTACCTTGTTCTTGGGGAGTGCCATATCAGGGGTCAGTATCGAGAAAATAACGAAGGCAACATTGCCCTTCTATATCGTGATGCTGGTGATGTTGATGGCGGTGACATTCATACCCGCTTTGTCCATGACGATGGTCGGCCTGTTCTTAAGTTGA